A single genomic interval of Streptomyces showdoensis harbors:
- a CDS encoding VOC family protein translates to MTEATRRTPGTPCWVSLMVHGLDATREFYGALFDWEFVPGPQQLGPYVRALLDGREVAGIGQLPPDRHLPIAWTTYLATDDADETAESIRCCGGTVAVGPLDAGEAGRMAICSDPAGAVFGVWQAEAHHGTAASGPPGTPVWNELLTYETASVGKFYRTIFGYEVEPVVSADFDYLTLHLDGRPVASLHGVGSALPRDKGAHWMTYFEVEDVDASARLVTELGGQVLRPPREGTAGRLALVADPEGAVFTLVRSTGGR, encoded by the coding sequence ATGACCGAGGCGACTCGGCGCACACCCGGTACACCCTGTTGGGTGAGCTTGATGGTGCATGGACTTGACGCGACACGGGAGTTCTACGGAGCGCTGTTCGACTGGGAGTTCGTGCCCGGTCCGCAGCAGCTCGGCCCCTACGTGCGCGCACTGCTCGACGGCCGGGAGGTGGCCGGGATCGGCCAGCTGCCCCCGGACCGGCATCTCCCGATCGCCTGGACCACCTACCTGGCCACCGACGACGCCGACGAGACCGCGGAGAGCATCCGCTGCTGCGGCGGCACCGTCGCGGTCGGACCGCTGGACGCGGGCGAGGCCGGACGCATGGCGATCTGCTCCGACCCGGCCGGCGCCGTCTTCGGCGTCTGGCAGGCCGAGGCCCACCACGGGACCGCGGCGTCAGGACCGCCCGGGACACCCGTCTGGAACGAGCTCCTGACGTACGAGACGGCCTCGGTCGGCAAGTTCTACCGGACGATCTTCGGGTACGAGGTCGAGCCCGTCGTCTCGGCCGACTTCGACTACCTCACCCTCCACCTCGACGGCCGTCCGGTCGCCTCCCTGCACGGCGTGGGCTCCGCCCTGCCCCGCGACAAGGGCGCGCACTGGATGACGTACTTCGAGGTCGAGGACGTGGACGCGTCCGCCCGGCTGGTCACCGAACTGGGCGGCCAGGTGCTGCGCCCGCCCCGCGAGGGTACGGCGGGGCGGCTGGCGCTGGTGGCCGATCCGGAGGGGGCGGTGTTCACGCTGGTGCGGTCGACGGGCGGACGCTAG
- a CDS encoding thymidine kinase, with amino-acid sequence MTLALQIEHNRSARGLQGMIFTRDDRAGAGKLSSRLGLVTDAVEAAEGFDFYAYLVAHLSKGGRCDYVIADEAQFLAPEQIDQLARVVDDLELDVFAFGITTDFRSKLFPGSQRLVELADRVEVLQVEALCWCGARATHNARTVGGEMVVEGAQVVVGDVNAGDQVGYEVLCRRHHRRRMTAASARAAALSPDVLPVPQG; translated from the coding sequence ATAACCCTCGCCCTTCAGATCGAACACAACCGGTCCGCCCGCGGGCTCCAGGGCATGATCTTCACCCGGGACGACCGCGCCGGCGCGGGCAAGCTCTCCTCCCGGCTCGGGCTCGTCACCGACGCCGTCGAGGCCGCGGAGGGCTTCGACTTCTACGCGTACCTCGTGGCCCACCTGTCGAAGGGCGGGCGCTGCGACTACGTCATCGCCGACGAGGCCCAGTTCCTCGCGCCCGAGCAGATCGACCAGCTCGCCCGGGTCGTCGACGACCTGGAACTCGACGTCTTCGCCTTCGGCATCACCACCGACTTCCGGTCCAAGCTCTTCCCGGGCTCGCAGCGGCTCGTCGAGCTCGCCGACCGGGTGGAGGTGCTCCAGGTCGAGGCCCTGTGCTGGTGCGGCGCGCGCGCCACCCACAACGCGCGCACCGTCGGCGGCGAGATGGTCGTCGAGGGCGCCCAGGTGGTGGTCGGCGACGTCAACGCGGGGGACCAGGTCGGCTACGAGGTGCTGTGCCGTCGCCACCACCGGCGCCGGATGACGGCCGCGTCCGCCCGTGCGGCCGCCCTCTCCCCGGACGTCCTGCCGGTCCCGCAGGGCTGA
- the sepH gene encoding septation protein SepH yields the protein MTSAGTTREVPMPELRVVAVSNDGTRLVLKAADSTEYTLPIDERLRAAVRNDRARLGQIEIEVESHLRPRDIQARIRAGASAEEVAQLAGIPVDRVRRFEGPVLAERAFMAERARKTPVRRPGENTGPQLGEAVQERLLLRGAEKDTVQWDSWRRDDGTWEVLLVYRVAGEVHTASWTYDPPRRLVQAVDDEARALIGETDDTLAAVPEPSFPFVPRIARLPRDRPLDRALDRQMERAPVPAPEPEEERDSLTSLLEAVPSFRGDMVVPEPADTEPSDEAEAEEPPAPAASAGAGSAYADVLMPRAVSGHRDRLTGTTDRQAEADGVRPGRRAAVPSWDEIVFGTRRKKQD from the coding sequence GTGACGTCGGCAGGCACCACCCGGGAGGTTCCCATGCCCGAACTGCGTGTCGTGGCCGTCTCGAACGACGGCACACGACTGGTGCTGAAGGCTGCTGACAGCACGGAGTACACGCTTCCGATCGACGAGCGGCTGCGCGCCGCCGTGCGCAACGACCGCGCGCGCCTCGGGCAGATCGAGATCGAGGTGGAGAGCCACCTCCGTCCCCGCGACATCCAGGCACGGATACGTGCGGGTGCGTCCGCGGAGGAGGTCGCACAGCTCGCCGGCATCCCCGTCGACCGGGTCCGGCGCTTCGAGGGCCCGGTGCTCGCCGAGCGCGCGTTCATGGCCGAGCGGGCCCGCAAGACCCCGGTACGGCGTCCCGGCGAGAACACCGGCCCCCAGCTCGGCGAGGCGGTGCAGGAGCGGCTGCTGCTGCGCGGCGCCGAGAAGGACACCGTGCAGTGGGACTCCTGGCGGCGTGACGACGGCACCTGGGAGGTGCTGCTCGTCTACCGGGTCGCCGGCGAGGTGCACACGGCCAGCTGGACGTACGACCCGCCCAGGCGGCTCGTCCAGGCCGTCGACGACGAGGCGCGGGCGCTGATCGGCGAGACCGACGACACCCTCGCCGCCGTGCCGGAGCCGAGCTTCCCCTTCGTCCCTCGGATCGCCCGGCTGCCCCGGGACAGGCCGCTGGACCGCGCGCTCGACCGCCAGATGGAGCGGGCGCCCGTGCCGGCCCCCGAGCCGGAGGAGGAACGCGACTCCCTGACCAGCCTCCTGGAGGCGGTCCCGAGCTTCCGCGGCGACATGGTCGTCCCCGAGCCGGCCGACACGGAGCCCTCCGACGAGGCCGAGGCCGAGGAGCCCCCGGCTCCCGCGGCCTCCGCGGGCGCGGGCTCGGCGTACGCCGACGTCCTGATGCCCCGCGCGGTGTCGGGTCACCGCGACCGCCTCACCGGCACCACCGACCGCCAGGCCGAGGCCGACGGCGTCCGCCCGGGCCGCCGCGCGGCGGTCCCGAGCTGGGACGAGATCGTCTTCGGCACGCGGCGGAAGAAACAGGACTGA
- a CDS encoding polysialyltransferase family glycosyltransferase has protein sequence MPTDARVQIFQVSTLYGAATVAAALDAGQFGAPGEARRLLLVSNNAEIPETALRLSTMTGYERIAGRFDEVIDWNEAIHPHHPGSWSPRPEESPLWQRVFRTAWGLGAATVELVVESIQVNPAKALAAVFAESTVQVYADGLMSYGPTRDELPQSIACRIRRVLHLDLVPGLRPLLLTEYGVGAELVPDDAFRAVLREIAAAAADDPRLAAATAAAPTALLLGQYLAVLGILTADEEEELHGRMLRGAAAAGHRSIVFKPHPTAPARHSQALHEEAARAGVTLTVLDGPLLAETFYERCRPELVVGCFSTAMLTAAVYYGVPVARVGTETVLARLTPYENSNRIPLTVVDHLVPGLEDGAAPRVPGAAPGTLAPLVRAVGYCMRPTAHPGLREETLGYLGEHREELHFPAERLRELDLRVPAGR, from the coding sequence ATGCCGACCGACGCTCGCGTCCAGATCTTCCAGGTGTCGACGCTGTACGGGGCGGCCACGGTCGCCGCCGCCCTCGACGCCGGGCAGTTCGGCGCCCCCGGCGAAGCCCGCCGCCTCCTGCTCGTCTCGAACAACGCCGAGATCCCCGAGACCGCCCTCCGCCTCTCCACGATGACCGGCTACGAGCGGATCGCCGGCCGCTTCGACGAGGTGATCGACTGGAACGAGGCGATCCACCCGCACCACCCCGGCTCCTGGTCGCCCCGCCCCGAGGAGTCCCCGCTCTGGCAGCGCGTCTTCCGCACGGCCTGGGGGCTCGGCGCCGCCACCGTCGAACTCGTCGTCGAGTCGATCCAGGTGAACCCCGCCAAGGCGCTCGCCGCCGTCTTCGCCGAGAGCACCGTCCAGGTCTACGCCGACGGGCTGATGAGCTACGGCCCGACCCGGGACGAGCTGCCCCAGTCCATCGCCTGCCGGATCCGCCGCGTCCTCCACCTCGACCTGGTGCCCGGACTGCGCCCGCTGCTGCTCACCGAGTACGGGGTCGGGGCCGAGCTCGTCCCCGACGACGCCTTCCGCGCGGTGCTGCGGGAGATCGCCGCCGCCGCGGCGGACGACCCCCGGCTCGCCGCCGCGACCGCCGCCGCGCCCACCGCCCTGCTGCTCGGCCAGTACCTCGCCGTCCTCGGCATCCTCACCGCCGACGAGGAGGAGGAGCTGCACGGACGCATGCTGCGCGGTGCCGCGGCCGCCGGGCACCGCAGCATCGTCTTCAAGCCGCACCCCACGGCCCCGGCACGCCACTCCCAGGCGCTGCACGAGGAGGCGGCCCGCGCGGGCGTCACCCTCACCGTCCTGGACGGCCCCCTGCTCGCGGAGACCTTCTACGAGCGCTGCCGGCCGGAGCTCGTCGTCGGCTGCTTCTCCACCGCGATGCTGACGGCCGCCGTCTACTACGGCGTCCCCGTCGCCCGCGTGGGCACGGAGACCGTCCTGGCCCGGCTCACCCCGTACGAGAACAGCAACCGCATCCCGCTGACCGTCGTCGACCACCTCGTTCCCGGCCTGGAGGACGGTGCCGCCCCCCGTGTACCCGGCGCCGCACCCGGCACCCTCGCCCCTCTGGTCCGGGCGGTCGGCTACTGCATGCGGCCGACCGCGCACCCGGGGCTGCGCGAGGAGACGCTCGGGTACCTGGGGGAGCACCGGGAGGAGCTCCACTTCCCGGCGGAGCGGCTGCGGGAGCTCGACCTGCGGGTTCCGGCCGGCCGGTAG
- a CDS encoding GlxA family transcriptional regulator, with translation MSSVGRLVVIVLFEGVDLLDVTGPPEVFALLRRETDDATGYQVLLAAETTDPVTTSAGVRVLPDITFEEVAGRPIDTLLVPGSVETDDRRRVRALVDPAVVTWVRKLAGRTRRVTSVCVGAHILAAAGLLDGKRATTHWSTAQQLAAEHPAVEVDADPIFIRDGDVWTGAGISSCLDLALALVADDFGETVALRVARQLVMYLKRPSGQSQFSVPLEPVSTTRRIEDLRHHITRHLDEPLTLADLAAAAHISERQLTRIFKAELGTTPSAYVESARVERARHQLESTDATLERITTLCGFGTTDTLIRAFRRRLDTTPMEYRRRFRAVPD, from the coding sequence ATGAGCAGCGTCGGACGACTCGTCGTCATCGTCCTCTTCGAGGGCGTCGACCTGCTCGACGTCACCGGGCCGCCGGAGGTCTTCGCCCTCCTGCGGCGCGAGACGGACGACGCGACGGGCTATCAGGTGCTGCTCGCCGCCGAGACGACGGACCCCGTCACCACCTCGGCCGGGGTGCGGGTGCTCCCGGACATCACCTTCGAGGAGGTGGCCGGGCGCCCGATCGACACCCTCCTGGTGCCCGGTTCGGTCGAGACGGACGACCGGCGCCGCGTGCGGGCCCTGGTCGACCCGGCCGTCGTCACGTGGGTGCGGAAGCTGGCCGGGCGGACCCGGCGGGTGACCTCGGTCTGCGTCGGCGCCCACATCCTCGCCGCCGCCGGGCTGCTGGACGGCAAGCGGGCCACGACCCACTGGTCGACCGCGCAGCAGCTGGCCGCCGAGCACCCGGCGGTCGAGGTCGACGCCGACCCGATCTTCATCCGCGACGGCGACGTGTGGACGGGGGCGGGCATCAGCTCCTGCCTCGACCTGGCCCTCGCGCTCGTCGCCGACGACTTCGGAGAGACGGTGGCGCTGCGGGTGGCCCGCCAGCTCGTGATGTACCTGAAGCGGCCGAGCGGACAGAGCCAGTTCAGCGTCCCCCTCGAACCCGTCTCCACCACCCGCCGGATCGAGGACCTGCGCCACCACATCACGCGCCACCTCGACGAGCCGCTCACGCTCGCGGACCTCGCCGCGGCCGCCCACATCAGCGAGCGCCAGCTCACCCGGATCTTCAAGGCCGAGCTCGGCACGACCCCGAGCGCGTACGTCGAGTCGGCGCGGGTGGAGCGGGCCCGCCATCAGCTGGAGTCCACCGACGCGACCCTCGAACGGATCACGACCCTCTGCGGGTTCGGCACGACGGACACCCTGATCCGGGCGTTCCGCCGGCGCCTCGACACGACGCCCATGGAGTACCGGCGCCGCTTCCGGGCCGTCCCGGACTGA
- a CDS encoding YfhO family protein, with amino-acid sequence MPPAAETAPSPFRPRLRAAAGAALLTGLLFCLAGALAGSYPFGSRTRNIVDLGQQYLPFHAYWRKLILGQTHGDLFLNWSSGFGSNFLGDFGTYLSSPFDLLVLLFPADRPELALYVVTAAKIATAAAGMAALLLTLRRGPWSVAAVLGTAYALSGWTFNYGATVPMWLDGLAAFPLLCLVGEWARRGRRPVLGPLVVALAWFANFYTAYMATIGAAVVLAVRLLTTDDSGADTPSGGAADPGTGAGAGANTGSGPAATARRARLAAVLRAARSVLIGIGLAAPLVVVIFLGTRVADPTPPTAFAPADWTDVLARLLPATASVATPALFIGTPALALALTLPFNGAVAARTRTGWTAAIVLVTLSLQWEPTHLLWHAGASPNGIPYRQTFVLCGLLLIAAWLSTAQGLPRPPALLAGGALLGGAAWAARGSADIDRWTYPAVAAAAALAVLAATAALLAGRRTGKALPVLAVVLLLAAQAGETLVTGKRIEEQQLAKVSWAPRIGPWHTDMARAVAEKDAWPRHRTDPGEVPGGNDVLLVGGEGADYYSSLTADTYSRTLAGLGFGYYAKGRHPVSLDNPVTDAIFSIGTRMRSTPEAPLAVDRRPRATITVTDSPAPPLVTVHPEAPPTGDAGSAFVRQERLLGHTVYEVPDVRTSGGTLTARCPAGSQVWFWAPEYQGAAALDGRPSAAFAGKLPSVLAPMQPLGTVPDTGEVRIELTPKAKARPRLTLPAHPVGCLDRDRLATAVRQLTATGATGVRTTGHALTADLPPGSTGTAVLAVPRVSGWRCAAGDAPLTPARSRLGLVAVPLDGRATSVTCSFRPPGLKLGGAVGAAALAALLATAWLHRRRTREPAGPQEFTARAHAARPAEKSTV; translated from the coding sequence GTGCCACCCGCTGCCGAGACCGCGCCCTCCCCGTTCCGGCCGAGGCTGCGGGCGGCGGCGGGCGCGGCCCTCCTCACCGGCCTGCTCTTCTGTCTCGCCGGAGCGCTCGCGGGCAGCTACCCGTTCGGATCCAGGACCCGCAACATCGTCGACCTGGGGCAGCAGTACCTGCCGTTCCACGCGTACTGGCGGAAGCTGATCCTCGGTCAGACCCACGGGGACCTCTTCCTCAACTGGTCCTCGGGCTTCGGATCCAACTTCCTCGGCGACTTCGGCACCTATCTGAGCAGCCCCTTCGACCTGCTCGTCCTCCTCTTCCCGGCCGACCGGCCCGAACTCGCCCTGTACGTCGTCACCGCGGCCAAGATCGCGACCGCGGCGGCGGGCATGGCGGCCCTGCTGCTCACCCTGCGCCGCGGCCCCTGGTCCGTGGCGGCGGTGCTCGGCACCGCGTACGCGCTCTCCGGCTGGACCTTCAACTACGGCGCCACCGTGCCGATGTGGCTGGACGGCCTCGCCGCCTTCCCGCTGCTCTGCCTGGTGGGGGAGTGGGCCCGGCGCGGACGCAGGCCGGTCCTCGGCCCGCTGGTCGTGGCCCTCGCCTGGTTCGCCAACTTCTACACGGCGTACATGGCGACGATCGGCGCCGCCGTCGTCCTCGCCGTCCGCCTCCTGACGACCGACGACAGCGGTGCGGATACGCCTTCGGGGGGAGCCGCCGACCCCGGTACGGGCGCGGGCGCGGGCGCGAACACCGGGTCCGGCCCCGCCGCCACCGCCCGCCGGGCCCGCCTCGCCGCCGTGCTGAGGGCCGCCCGGAGCGTCCTCATCGGCATCGGGCTCGCCGCCCCGCTCGTCGTCGTCATCTTCCTCGGCACCCGGGTCGCCGACCCCACCCCGCCCACCGCCTTCGCCCCCGCCGACTGGACCGACGTCCTGGCCCGGCTGCTGCCGGCCACGGCGAGCGTGGCCACCCCGGCGCTGTTCATCGGCACCCCCGCCTTGGCGCTCGCCCTCACGCTGCCCTTCAACGGCGCGGTCGCGGCCCGCACCCGGACCGGCTGGACGGCCGCGATCGTCCTGGTCACGCTGTCCCTCCAGTGGGAGCCGACCCACCTGCTCTGGCACGCCGGAGCCTCGCCCAACGGGATCCCGTACCGCCAGACCTTCGTCCTCTGCGGGCTCCTGCTGATCGCCGCCTGGCTGTCGACGGCCCAGGGCCTGCCCCGGCCCCCGGCGCTCCTCGCCGGCGGCGCGCTGCTCGGGGGCGCCGCCTGGGCCGCCCGCGGCAGCGCGGACATCGACCGCTGGACCTATCCCGCCGTCGCCGCGGCCGCCGCCCTGGCGGTGCTCGCGGCGACGGCCGCGCTGCTCGCAGGCCGCCGCACCGGGAAGGCCCTCCCCGTCCTCGCCGTCGTCCTGCTGCTCGCCGCCCAGGCCGGCGAGACCCTCGTCACCGGCAAGCGCATCGAGGAGCAGCAGCTCGCCAAGGTCTCCTGGGCGCCGCGGATCGGCCCCTGGCACACCGACATGGCCCGCGCCGTGGCCGAGAAGGACGCCTGGCCGCGCCACCGCACCGACCCCGGCGAGGTCCCCGGCGGCAACGACGTCCTCCTCGTCGGCGGCGAGGGCGCCGACTACTACAGCAGCCTCACCGCCGACACGTACTCCCGGACCCTGGCCGGCCTCGGCTTCGGCTACTACGCCAAGGGCCGGCACCCCGTCAGCCTCGACAACCCGGTCACCGACGCGATCTTCTCCATCGGCACCCGGATGCGCTCGACCCCCGAGGCGCCCCTCGCCGTCGACCGGCGGCCCAGGGCCACGATCACCGTCACCGACAGCCCCGCACCGCCCCTCGTCACCGTCCACCCCGAGGCGCCCCCGACGGGCGACGCCGGCTCCGCCTTCGTCCGCCAGGAACGCCTCCTCGGCCACACCGTGTACGAGGTCCCCGACGTCCGCACGAGCGGGGGCACCCTCACCGCGCGGTGCCCGGCGGGCTCCCAGGTCTGGTTCTGGGCCCCCGAGTACCAGGGCGCCGCCGCCCTCGACGGCCGCCCGTCCGCCGCGTTCGCCGGCAAGCTGCCGTCCGTCCTCGCCCCCATGCAGCCGCTCGGCACCGTCCCGGACACCGGCGAGGTCCGGATCGAGCTGACGCCGAAGGCCAAGGCCCGGCCCCGGCTCACGCTGCCCGCGCACCCCGTCGGCTGTCTCGACCGGGATCGCCTCGCCACCGCCGTACGGCAGCTCACCGCCACCGGCGCGACCGGGGTCCGCACCACCGGACACGCCCTCACCGCCGACCTGCCGCCCGGCAGCACCGGCACCGCCGTCCTCGCCGTGCCCCGCGTCTCCGGCTGGCGCTGCGCCGCGGGCGACGCGCCCCTGACCCCCGCCCGCAGCCGCCTCGGCCTCGTCGCCGTCCCCCTGGACGGCCGGGCCACCTCCGTGACCTGCTCCTTCCGGCCGCCCGGGCTCAAGCTGGGCGGCGCGGTCGGCGCCGCCGCCCTCGCCGCCCTCCTGGCCACGGCGTGGCTCCACCGCCGCCGCACCCGCGAACCCGCAGGACCACAAGAGTTCACCGCCCGTGCACACGCGGCTCGTCCAGCCGAGAAAAGCACTGTCTAA
- a CDS encoding sulfurtransferase: MKPIISVSELVSESAGATPPVLLDVRWTLGGPPGRPEYEAGHLPGAVYVDLDADLAGPPGSGGRHPLPDVAAFGAVMRRAGVSAGRPVVVYDGGLGWGAARAWWLLRWAGHPDVRVLDGGLAAWTGELSKDTPAPEPGDFTPEPGALGLLDADAAASLARSGLLLDARAGERYRGEVEPIDRIGGHIPGAVSAPTTENVAADGRFLPADALRARFAALGAAEAPEVAVYCGSGVSGAHEVLALEIAGFPAALYAGSWSEWSSDPARPVATGPDPQ; this comes from the coding sequence ATGAAGCCCATCATCTCCGTAAGCGAACTCGTGAGCGAGTCGGCCGGGGCGACGCCCCCGGTGCTCCTGGACGTCCGCTGGACGCTCGGCGGCCCGCCCGGACGGCCCGAGTACGAGGCCGGCCACCTGCCCGGCGCCGTGTACGTGGACCTGGACGCCGACCTCGCCGGCCCGCCCGGGAGCGGCGGCAGGCACCCGCTGCCGGACGTCGCCGCCTTCGGCGCCGTGATGCGCCGCGCGGGTGTCTCGGCGGGCCGCCCGGTCGTCGTCTACGACGGGGGCCTCGGCTGGGGCGCGGCCCGCGCCTGGTGGCTGCTGCGCTGGGCGGGTCACCCGGACGTGCGGGTGCTGGACGGCGGCCTGGCCGCGTGGACGGGAGAGCTGTCGAAGGACACCCCGGCCCCCGAGCCCGGCGACTTCACGCCCGAGCCGGGCGCCCTGGGTCTGCTCGACGCGGACGCCGCCGCCTCCCTGGCCCGCTCGGGCCTGCTCCTGGACGCCCGCGCGGGGGAGCGCTACCGGGGCGAGGTCGAGCCCATCGACCGGATCGGCGGGCACATCCCGGGCGCGGTCTCGGCCCCGACGACGGAGAACGTGGCCGCCGACGGCCGCTTCCTGCCCGCGGACGCCCTCAGGGCGCGTTTCGCCGCCCTGGGAGCCGCCGAGGCCCCCGAGGTGGCCGTCTACTGCGGCTCGGGCGTGTCGGGCGCCCATGAGGTGCTCGCGCTGGAGATCGCGGGCTTCCCCGCCGCGCTCTACGCCGGCTCCTGGTCCGAGTGGTCCTCCGACCCGGCCCGCCCGGTGGCCACCGGGCCCGACCCGCAGTAG
- a CDS encoding recombinase family protein, giving the protein MPLRVLGSLRLSVDTDDSTSIPRQQEHVQHWVDAPGRDAHVVAWAKDTDVSGGLHPFKRPGLGKWFDDDHKGLWDALCVMKVDRLSRRVAHFSEVVQWCQENGKVIVSTQEGIDMSTPMGKMFAQILAVFAEGELDTIRSRAIDAVQTRLTAGTWVAGLPPFGYEIVPVGPGAGKRLEPIDHYRELAEEIARRVLDGESLRSVARDLTARGEPTWLSRIQPNSKRAQESKWSNSSIRGLLLNPKIAGLYTYKGEIVEDGEGNPRLIADNPLLDLATWNKVALKLQDNRAFGPKVTKSRAMLVGVATCGSCGGPLTRAVYTNRKPSVGDRPAKEWHYSRYKCSRQKVQGTCASPAAVNSADFEAAFTNVFLEHMGHLPEARELVADLHDPTSDITATEARLERLKADFGAGKYDAPEKEEVYWSLLNSQSAKLARLRGQLIEYEQQRGEFALTGRTFADIWNSRDDEGKQLFLKQHQVAVKLYRDPIPGEKFGFLVQLGDVEQMARAVHVELAGNLVHGVATHNLPTQEHLLAGQLDERQLRIGMDVVNAMEASFGLTDPQ; this is encoded by the coding sequence ATGCCTCTTCGCGTCTTAGGTTCCCTCCGTCTCTCCGTCGACACGGACGACTCGACCTCCATCCCCCGGCAGCAGGAACACGTACAGCACTGGGTGGACGCACCCGGCCGGGACGCACACGTCGTGGCCTGGGCCAAGGACACAGATGTCTCTGGCGGGCTTCACCCCTTCAAGCGCCCCGGCCTGGGCAAGTGGTTCGACGATGACCACAAGGGCCTCTGGGACGCGCTTTGCGTGATGAAGGTAGACCGGCTGAGCCGCAGGGTCGCCCACTTCAGCGAAGTCGTGCAGTGGTGCCAGGAGAACGGCAAGGTCATCGTGTCGACCCAGGAGGGCATCGACATGTCGACGCCCATGGGCAAGATGTTCGCCCAGATCCTGGCCGTGTTCGCCGAGGGCGAGCTCGACACGATCAGGTCCCGGGCGATCGACGCCGTCCAGACCCGGCTCACGGCCGGAACCTGGGTGGCCGGCCTACCGCCCTTCGGCTACGAAATCGTCCCGGTCGGCCCCGGAGCAGGCAAGCGCCTGGAGCCCATCGACCACTACCGCGAACTCGCAGAAGAGATCGCAAGAAGAGTGCTCGACGGAGAAAGCCTGCGGTCGGTGGCACGCGATCTCACCGCCAGAGGTGAGCCGACTTGGCTGTCGCGCATCCAGCCGAACAGCAAGCGGGCCCAGGAGAGCAAGTGGTCGAACTCGTCGATCCGCGGCCTACTCCTCAACCCCAAAATCGCAGGTCTGTACACCTATAAGGGCGAGATCGTGGAGGACGGCGAGGGCAACCCCCGCCTGATCGCCGACAACCCCCTGCTCGACCTCGCCACTTGGAACAAAGTTGCCCTGAAGCTCCAGGACAACCGCGCCTTCGGCCCGAAGGTCACCAAGAGCAGGGCGATGCTCGTCGGAGTCGCCACGTGCGGCTCGTGCGGGGGGCCGCTGACGAGGGCCGTGTACACCAACCGAAAGCCTTCCGTGGGCGACCGCCCGGCGAAGGAGTGGCACTACTCCCGATACAAGTGCAGCCGCCAGAAGGTTCAGGGCACATGCGCGAGCCCCGCAGCAGTGAACTCGGCAGACTTCGAGGCTGCGTTCACCAACGTGTTCCTGGAGCACATGGGCCACCTCCCCGAAGCACGCGAGTTGGTGGCCGACCTACACGACCCCACATCAGACATCACGGCCACGGAGGCTCGACTCGAACGCCTCAAAGCCGACTTCGGAGCAGGCAAGTACGACGCCCCGGAGAAGGAAGAGGTCTACTGGTCACTTCTGAACTCCCAGTCCGCCAAGCTGGCACGCCTGCGCGGTCAACTGATCGAGTACGAGCAGCAGCGTGGAGAGTTTGCCCTCACCGGACGCACCTTCGCCGACATCTGGAACTCGCGGGACGACGAGGGAAAGCAGCTCTTCCTCAAGCAGCACCAGGTGGCCGTCAAGCTGTACCGCGACCCGATTCCCGGCGAGAAGTTCGGGTTCCTGGTCCAGCTCGGCGACGTAGAGCAAATGGCCAGGGCCGTGCACGTCGAACTGGCCGGCAACCTCGTGCACGGGGTGGCCACGCACAACCTGCCGACGCAGGAGCACCTTCTGGCCGGCCAGCTCGACGAACGGCAGCTTCGCATCGGTATGGACGTGGTCAACGCGATGGAGGCGTCCTTCGGGCTGACCGATCCTCAGTAG
- a CDS encoding glycosyltransferase family 2 protein, which translates to MPKLSVVVPFHNVGPYAPDTLRSLADNADADTEFLLVDDHSTDETPDLLERWKDRIPQTRVIRHETNLGVAQARNTGIDAATGDYLTFLDGDDWYAPGHLAAMTAGIHRLGCDFARTDHVLSTARTRQIRYAPAKRRDAVMDPRDGIAPASMVTMVDYPFVPFGIYSARLFENGASRFETKLRTAEDRLWIWRLHLTARTYAALSLHGVFYRRGVTTSLTQITDNRQLDFIPSYDLLLEEVARDRDADRFLPKAVRTYCAMIAFHTAKSDQYEPAVAKRLRRDVTDALRRMPQGVLDGTLATMDTPRSTLLRSLRDTGKAA; encoded by the coding sequence GTGCCGAAACTGTCCGTCGTCGTGCCTTTCCACAATGTCGGGCCCTATGCCCCCGACACGCTGCGCAGTCTCGCGGACAATGCGGATGCGGACACCGAATTCCTGCTGGTGGACGACCATTCCACGGACGAGACGCCCGATCTCCTGGAACGCTGGAAGGACCGCATTCCGCAGACCAGGGTCATCCGCCACGAGACCAATCTCGGGGTCGCCCAGGCCCGTAACACCGGAATCGACGCGGCCACCGGCGACTACCTCACCTTCCTCGACGGCGACGACTGGTACGCCCCCGGCCACCTGGCCGCCATGACGGCCGGGATCCACCGCCTGGGCTGCGACTTCGCGCGCACCGACCACGTCCTGTCCACGGCGCGCACCCGCCAGATCCGCTACGCCCCGGCGAAGCGGCGCGACGCCGTCATGGACCCCCGGGACGGAATCGCCCCGGCCAGCATGGTGACGATGGTCGACTATCCGTTCGTCCCGTTCGGCATTTACAGCGCGCGCCTGTTCGAAAACGGTGCCTCGCGATTCGAGACGAAACTGCGCACCGCCGAGGACCGCCTCTGGATCTGGCGGCTCCACCTCACCGCCCGCACCTATGCGGCGCTTTCCCTGCACGGCGTCTTCTACCGGCGCGGGGTCACCACCTCGCTCACCCAGATCACCGACAACCGCCAGCTGGACTTCATTCCCTCCTACGACCTGCTGCTCGAAGAGGTCGCACGCGACCGCGACGCCGACCGATTCCTGCCGAAGGCCGTCCGCACCTACTGCGCGATGATCGCCTTCCACACGGCGAAGTCCGACCAGTACGAGCCGGCCGTGGCCAAGCGGCTCCGGCGCGACGTGACCGACGCCCTGCGGCGGATGCCGCAGGGCGTCCTCGACGGGACCCTCGCGACGATGGACACCCCCCGCAGCACCCTCCTCCGGAGCCTGCGCGACACCGGAAAGGCCGCCTGA